Proteins from a single region of Acipenser ruthenus chromosome 31, fAciRut3.2 maternal haplotype, whole genome shotgun sequence:
- the LOC117964707 gene encoding rab-like protein 6 isoform X2, with amino-acid sequence MFSALKKLVGSEPGQVRDKNIPAGLQSMNQNLQRRFAKGVQYNMKIVIRGDRNTGKSTLWHRLQGKKFLEEYLPTQEIQVTSIHWNYKTTDDVVKVEVWDVVDKGKSKKRGDSLKVENEPQESENEMALDAEFLDVYKNCNGVIMMFDITKQWTFNYILRELPKVPNHVPVCVLGNHRDMGEHRVILPDDIRDFIVSMNRPPGSSYIHYAESSMRNGFGLKYLHRFFNIPFLQLQRETLLRQLETNQLDIDATLEELTVQQETEDQNYEIFLEMMESRSKGYASPVPTNGQSPSSGSQSPIIPPNGASTENSSPGTPQPLPPTQTLLTASSPSPPPLAMTGTVLPAAEIQTAQQAAAPPPPPAQAQEPSPPVPSLSPAPFPSAAATPVPPPQKRSIISRLFGSSSTPEIPTNKPESSLPAPTEGVVKSVDDFVPDDGLDRSFLEDTTPQKDKVKPQAQPRASHDSDSDGEDGGENPMVAGFQDDLDTDDEPPHKPVPIATVPSKNITLSSDEEDQGGGGPGAGQDTKWSSKNSIKPPTKTKTVTTELKPDAVNLPPPLGPEKVSSQKTHLSPSPAPAPAAGSKKKSGPQEPESSDTDLEGPVAKQMLSFVMDDPDFDSEESDSQIKKVVPEPLKPSVLSFKPKDSTDLFGLGFEEKSVQLRDSSDEAADKDSKHSSKDKKKKKKKSKEEEEKATKKKHKQKKKEKEERGGGGGGGGGGDDKKKKSKSKKPDEMGDLEAFLAGVEGPIKSGGGDYEEL; translated from the exons ATGTTTTCAGCCCTGAAGAAGCTGGTGGGTTCAGAACCCGGGCAGGTAAGGGATAAGAACATCCCAGCCGGACTGCAGTCCATGAACCAGAATCTGCAGAGGAGGTTCGCCAAGGGGGTTCAGTATAACA TGAAGATAGTGATCCGGGGGGACAGAAACACAGGAAAGAGCACGCTCTGGCACCGGCTCCAGGGCAAGAAGTTTCTGGAGGAGTACCTGCCCACGCAGGAGATCCAGGTCACCAGCATTCACTGGAACTACAAGA CAACAGATGATGTTGTCAAGGTCGAAGTGTGGGACGTGGTCGACAAAG GCAAAAGCAAGAAGCGAGGAGACAGTTTGAAAGTGGAAAACGAGCCCCAGGAG TCTGAAAATGAGATGGCCCTGGATGCTGAGTTTCTGGATGTGTACAAGAATTGTAACGGAGTCATAATGATGTTTGACATCACGAAGCAGTG GACGTTCAATTACATCCTGCGGGAGCTTCCCAAAGTGCCGAACCACGTcccagtgtgtgtgctgggaaaCCACCGGGACATGGGGGAGCACAGAGTCATCCTGCCCGACGACATTCGAGACTTCATCGTCAGCATGAACAG ACCCCCTGGTTCATCTTACATTCACTACGCTGAGTCTTCAATGAGGAACGGCTTTGGTTTAAAATATTTGCACAGATTTTTCAATATCCCCTTCCTGCAGCTGCAG AGAGAGACGTTGCTACGGCAGCTGGAGACCAATCAGTTGGATATCGACGCCACCCTAGAGGAGCTGACTGTCCAGCAAGAGACCGAGGATCAGAACTACGAGAT tttcCTTGAAATGATGGAATCGCGCAGCAAAGGCTACGCCTCTCCTGTACCGACCAACGGACAGAGCCCGTCGTCGGGGTCCCAGTCCCCCATCATCCCTCCGAACGGAGCCTCCACAGAGAACTCTAGCCCGGGGACCCCCCAACCCCTCCCTCCCACCCAGACACTGCTCACAGCGTCCTCGCCCTCCCCACCTCCCCTGGCCATGACAGGCACAGTGCTCCCTGCGGCTGAGATCCAGACAGCGCAGCAAGCAGCggcacctcctcctcctcctgcgcAAGCACAGGAGCCCTCTCCCCCCGTCCCGTCCCTCTCTCCAGCACCCTTTCCGTCCGCTGCAGCCACCCCCGTACCCCCTCCCCAGAAACGAAGCATCATCTCCAGGCTCTTCGGCTCCTCTTCCACCCCCGAGATCCCCACTAACAAACCCG AGTCCTCGCTCCCGGCTCCCACGGAGGGCGTTGTGAAGAGCGTGGACGACTTTGTTCCGGACGACGGCTTGGACCGCAGCTTCCTTGAGGACACCACCCCTCAGAAGGACAAGGTCAAACCCCAGGCCCAGCCACGGGCCAGCCACGACAGCGACAG TGACGGCGAGGACGGGGGAGAGAACCCCATGGTGGCGGGTTTCCAAGACGACCTGGACACTGATGACGAGCCCCCCCACAAGCCTGTCCCAATAGCCACTGTCCCCAGTAAGAACATCACCCTGTCCAGCGACGAGGAGGACCAGGGGGGCGGAGGGCCTGGCGCTGGGCAAGACACTAAATG gTCTTCCAAAAACTCTATAAAGCCACCGACCAAAACTAAGACTGTTACAACGGAACTGAAACCTGACGCTGTCAACTTACCTCCACCCCTGGGGCCTGAGAAAGTCAGTAGCCAGAAAACTCACCTCAGTCCctccccagccccagccccagccgcGGGCTCCAAAAAGAAGAGTGGCCCCCAGGAGCCAGAGTCCTCGGATACAGACCTCGAAGGGCCCGTGGCTAAGCAGATGCTCTCCTTTGTTATGGACGACCCAGACTTTGACAGCGAGGAATCGGACAGCCAAATAAAGAAGGTG GTTCCCGAGCCCCTGAAGCCCAGCGTCCTCTCCTTCAAACCCAAAGACAGCACTGACCTGTTCGGCCTGGGCTTCGAAGAGAAGAGCGTGCAGCTCAGAGACAGCAGCGACGAGGCTGCAG ATAAAGACAGTAAACACTCatcaaaagacaaaaagaaaaagaagaaaaaaagcaaagAG GAGGAAGAGAAGGCCACTAAGAAGAAGCACAAGCAAAAGAAgaaggagaaagaggagagaggaggaggaggaggaggaggaggagggggagatgataaaaaaaagaaatcgaaGAGCAAGAAACCAGACGAGATGGGCGACCTGGAGGCCTTCCTGGCAGGAGTGGAGGGGCCAATAAAGAGCGGGGGCGGGGACTATGAGGAGCTCTAG
- the LOC117964707 gene encoding rab-like protein 6 isoform X1 translates to MFSALKKLVGSEPGQVRDKNIPAGLQSMNQNLQRRFAKGVQYNMKIVIRGDRNTGKSTLWHRLQGKKFLEEYLPTQEIQVTSIHWNYKTTDDVVKVEVWDVVDKGKSKKRGDSLKVENEPQESENEMALDAEFLDVYKNCNGVIMMFDITKQWTFNYILRELPKVPNHVPVCVLGNHRDMGEHRVILPDDIRDFIVSMNRPPGSSYIHYAESSMRNGFGLKYLHRFFNIPFLQLQRETLLRQLETNQLDIDATLEELTVQQETEDQNYEIFLEMMESRSKGYASPVPTNGQSPSSGSQSPIIPPNGASTENSSPGTPQPLPPTQTLLTASSPSPPPLAMTGTVLPAAEIQTAQQAAAPPPPPAQAQEPSPPVPSLSPAPFPSAAATPVPPPQKRSIISRLFGSSSTPEIPTNKPESSLPAPTEGVVKSVDDFVPDDGLDRSFLEDTTPQKDKVKPQAQPRASHDSDSDGEDGGENPMVAGFQDDLDTDDEPPHKPVPIATVPSKNITLSSDEEDQGGGGPGAGQDTKWSSKNSIKPPTKTKTVTTELKPDAVNLPPPLGPEKVSSQKTHLSPSPAPAPAAGSKKKSGPQEPESSDTDLEGPVAKQMLSFVMDDPDFDSEESDSQIKKVDVFPVRDEISDLSDNEFIPSKVPEPLKPSVLSFKPKDSTDLFGLGFEEKSVQLRDSSDEAADKDSKHSSKDKKKKKKKSKEEEEKATKKKHKQKKKEKEERGGGGGGGGGGDDKKKKSKSKKPDEMGDLEAFLAGVEGPIKSGGGDYEEL, encoded by the exons ATGTTTTCAGCCCTGAAGAAGCTGGTGGGTTCAGAACCCGGGCAGGTAAGGGATAAGAACATCCCAGCCGGACTGCAGTCCATGAACCAGAATCTGCAGAGGAGGTTCGCCAAGGGGGTTCAGTATAACA TGAAGATAGTGATCCGGGGGGACAGAAACACAGGAAAGAGCACGCTCTGGCACCGGCTCCAGGGCAAGAAGTTTCTGGAGGAGTACCTGCCCACGCAGGAGATCCAGGTCACCAGCATTCACTGGAACTACAAGA CAACAGATGATGTTGTCAAGGTCGAAGTGTGGGACGTGGTCGACAAAG GCAAAAGCAAGAAGCGAGGAGACAGTTTGAAAGTGGAAAACGAGCCCCAGGAG TCTGAAAATGAGATGGCCCTGGATGCTGAGTTTCTGGATGTGTACAAGAATTGTAACGGAGTCATAATGATGTTTGACATCACGAAGCAGTG GACGTTCAATTACATCCTGCGGGAGCTTCCCAAAGTGCCGAACCACGTcccagtgtgtgtgctgggaaaCCACCGGGACATGGGGGAGCACAGAGTCATCCTGCCCGACGACATTCGAGACTTCATCGTCAGCATGAACAG ACCCCCTGGTTCATCTTACATTCACTACGCTGAGTCTTCAATGAGGAACGGCTTTGGTTTAAAATATTTGCACAGATTTTTCAATATCCCCTTCCTGCAGCTGCAG AGAGAGACGTTGCTACGGCAGCTGGAGACCAATCAGTTGGATATCGACGCCACCCTAGAGGAGCTGACTGTCCAGCAAGAGACCGAGGATCAGAACTACGAGAT tttcCTTGAAATGATGGAATCGCGCAGCAAAGGCTACGCCTCTCCTGTACCGACCAACGGACAGAGCCCGTCGTCGGGGTCCCAGTCCCCCATCATCCCTCCGAACGGAGCCTCCACAGAGAACTCTAGCCCGGGGACCCCCCAACCCCTCCCTCCCACCCAGACACTGCTCACAGCGTCCTCGCCCTCCCCACCTCCCCTGGCCATGACAGGCACAGTGCTCCCTGCGGCTGAGATCCAGACAGCGCAGCAAGCAGCggcacctcctcctcctcctgcgcAAGCACAGGAGCCCTCTCCCCCCGTCCCGTCCCTCTCTCCAGCACCCTTTCCGTCCGCTGCAGCCACCCCCGTACCCCCTCCCCAGAAACGAAGCATCATCTCCAGGCTCTTCGGCTCCTCTTCCACCCCCGAGATCCCCACTAACAAACCCG AGTCCTCGCTCCCGGCTCCCACGGAGGGCGTTGTGAAGAGCGTGGACGACTTTGTTCCGGACGACGGCTTGGACCGCAGCTTCCTTGAGGACACCACCCCTCAGAAGGACAAGGTCAAACCCCAGGCCCAGCCACGGGCCAGCCACGACAGCGACAG TGACGGCGAGGACGGGGGAGAGAACCCCATGGTGGCGGGTTTCCAAGACGACCTGGACACTGATGACGAGCCCCCCCACAAGCCTGTCCCAATAGCCACTGTCCCCAGTAAGAACATCACCCTGTCCAGCGACGAGGAGGACCAGGGGGGCGGAGGGCCTGGCGCTGGGCAAGACACTAAATG gTCTTCCAAAAACTCTATAAAGCCACCGACCAAAACTAAGACTGTTACAACGGAACTGAAACCTGACGCTGTCAACTTACCTCCACCCCTGGGGCCTGAGAAAGTCAGTAGCCAGAAAACTCACCTCAGTCCctccccagccccagccccagccgcGGGCTCCAAAAAGAAGAGTGGCCCCCAGGAGCCAGAGTCCTCGGATACAGACCTCGAAGGGCCCGTGGCTAAGCAGATGCTCTCCTTTGTTATGGACGACCCAGACTTTGACAGCGAGGAATCGGACAGCCAAATAAAGAAGGTG GATGTGTTCCCGGTCCGGGATGAAATCTCCGACCTCTCCGATAACGAGTTCATTCCTTCCAAGGTTCCCGAGCCCCTGAAGCCCAGCGTCCTCTCCTTCAAACCCAAAGACAGCACTGACCTGTTCGGCCTGGGCTTCGAAGAGAAGAGCGTGCAGCTCAGAGACAGCAGCGACGAGGCTGCAG ATAAAGACAGTAAACACTCatcaaaagacaaaaagaaaaagaagaaaaaaagcaaagAG GAGGAAGAGAAGGCCACTAAGAAGAAGCACAAGCAAAAGAAgaaggagaaagaggagagaggaggaggaggaggaggaggaggagggggagatgataaaaaaaagaaatcgaaGAGCAAGAAACCAGACGAGATGGGCGACCTGGAGGCCTTCCTGGCAGGAGTGGAGGGGCCAATAAAGAGCGGGGGCGGGGACTATGAGGAGCTCTAG